GCCGCGATCCTGGCAGCGTGCGGGGGCGAAGAGGGCGGCAGTGTCGGCGACGACGGGGGCGGGGGCGAGTTGGTGGTCGGCCGGCCCGAGAGCCCGGCCACCCAGCCGATCTACGACGACAACCCGCCGATCGAGTCCGGGCTGGACGCCGAGCCCGGACCGCTGCGGATCTACAACTGGGCCGACTACCTGTGGGTCCGGGTCCTGAATGACTTCACGGACGAGTTCGGGGTGGAGGTCGAGCTCACGACCTTCTACAATGAGGAGGAGGCGCTCCGGAAGCTCCGGACGGGGGAGATCCCGGTCGACGTCTACTTCCCGACCTCGGAGAACATCAGCAAGCTCGTGGCCGGGAAGCTCGTACAACCGCTGAACCACGACTACATCCCCAACCTGCAGGCCAACGTCTGGCCGTTCCTCGCGGATCCCTTCTACGACAAGGGCTCGCAGTACACCGTTCCCTACACCGTGTACAAGACCGGGATCGGGTACCGGACCGACATGGTCGACGAAGGCCTTCTGTCGGAGGGTCCGACCCCCTGGGACGTGTTCTGGAACCCGGCCGTCGAGAATATCGCCGGCCTGTACGACGACATCTCGGAGGCGATCCAGAGCACGATGTTCCGCAACGGGGTGGAGGTCCACCCGGCCGACGCTAGCCCCGAGGAGATCGCCGCCGCCGGCGACGCGCTGGTGGAGCTCGCCGACCTCGTGAACATCCGGTACACGATCGACGGCCCGTACGCCAAGCTCCCCGAGGGCACGTTCGGCGTCCATCAGGCCCTGTCGGGCGACATAGTGGCGACGCCCTACTACTTCCCGAAGGGCGACGACCCCTCGGTGGCCCGGTACCTGTGGCCGCCGAACGCGACGGCCAACCCGGCGAAGGGGCTGATCGCCAACGACACGATGGTGGTCGCGAAGGACGCGGAGCACCCCGTTCTCGCCCACATGTTCCTGAACTACATGCTGGACGAGGCGGTGACGCTGAAGAACTTCAGCTGGGTCGGCTACCAGCAGCCGCAGAACGGGGTCACCCCCGACAACCTGGTGGCAGATGACTACGTGCCGGAGTGGCTCGAGTCGGCGATCGTCCGCCCCGAGGACTTCGAGCACGAGCTCGGTGTGATCCCGGTCCCGCTCGAGCCGGACAAGGAGGCCCTCTGGCTGGACGCCTGGGCGCGGGCACAAGCGGGCGGCTAGGTGTTGAACTGACGGACATCGTGTACCACATCGGATTCCCGCAGCGAAGGGAGGACCGGTGATCGAGCAAGAGCTCGCGGGGCGGGCGCAACGTCGAGGAGGTGCGGTCCGCTGATGGCAGCCACGCGCTCGAAGGCTCGGACCGGCCGGGGGAAGCCCGTCCCCCGGCCGGTCCGCGACGGCTGGATCATCGCCATCGACGTCGGCGGCACCTTCACCGACGCGGTCGCGCTCTCGGGACGGGGCGAGGTCCGGGTGGCGAAGGTGCCGTCCACGCCGAGCGATCCCGCGGTCGGGCTCACCGACGCGGTGCGAGAGCTCTCGGACCTGGGCACCCCGCTCTCGCTCGTGCGCTCGGTCTTCCACGGCACGACCGTCGCCACGAACGCGGCGATCACCGGCCAGCTGGCGCGCGTCGTGTTGCTCGCCACCGAGGGCTACCGCGACGTGCTGTCCTTCCGTCAGGGGGCGCGTCCCGAGCTCTACGACCTGGAGCAGCGCCGTCCTCGAGAGCTGGTCCGTCGCCGCGACCGGCTCGAGGTGCACGAACGGCTCGCGTGGGACGGCGAGGTCGTCACGCCGCTCACCGACGCCGAGGTCGAGCGCATCGTGGAAGAGGTCGCGCGTCACGAGCCCGAGGCGATCGCGGTCTCGCTCCTGTTCAGCTACATGAACGACGCGCACGAGCGGAGACTGGGCGAGGCGCTCGAGCGCCGGTTCCCGGATCTGCCGATCACACTGTC
The sequence above is a segment of the Actinomycetota bacterium genome. Coding sequences within it:
- a CDS encoding extracellular solute-binding protein — its product is MAFHPREGWIGNGRRVVNRREFLRRAAAAGIGFPTAAAILAACGGEEGGSVGDDGGGGELVVGRPESPATQPIYDDNPPIESGLDAEPGPLRIYNWADYLWVRVLNDFTDEFGVEVELTTFYNEEEALRKLRTGEIPVDVYFPTSENISKLVAGKLVQPLNHDYIPNLQANVWPFLADPFYDKGSQYTVPYTVYKTGIGYRTDMVDEGLLSEGPTPWDVFWNPAVENIAGLYDDISEAIQSTMFRNGVEVHPADASPEEIAAAGDALVELADLVNIRYTIDGPYAKLPEGTFGVHQALSGDIVATPYYFPKGDDPSVARYLWPPNATANPAKGLIANDTMVVAKDAEHPVLAHMFLNYMLDEAVTLKNFSWVGYQQPQNGVTPDNLVADDYVPEWLESAIVRPEDFEHELGVIPVPLEPDKEALWLDAWARAQAGG